Part of the Natronobacterium gregoryi SP2 genome, GAGTCTCACCAGTAATCCCTCCGTGCGATGACGAGGTAGAGAAACAGCGGTGCACCCAGAAACGACGTCAGGATACCGACTGGCAATACGACGGGGGCGATGATAGTTCGGGCGACGGTATCGGACGCGAGCAACAACACGCCCCCGGCCAGAACGGACGCGGGTAGCAAGAATCGTTCGTCGCCGCCGATCACCTTTCGGACGATGTGGGGGACGACCAGTCCGACGAAGCCGATGATGCCGACGAACGAGATGACGAACGCGGTTACCAGTGACGCGACGATCATGCCCCGAATCCGGAGTTGTTCGACGTTCACGCCGAGACTCGTCGCGGTTTCGTCGCCGGCGTTCAACGCCGTGTAGCTCCAGCCGTTGTACACGAAGTACGCGGTGCCGGCAGCCGTCGCGAGAACCATCACCGCCAGATCACTCCAGGTCGCCCGGCCGACGTCACCGAACGTCCAGTAGACGATCGCGGCCACCTCTACGTCTTGAGCGAAGTACTGAACGAGCGACAGCGACGCGGTAAACATGGAACCGAGGGCGACGCCCGAAAGGATCAGCGTCTCCGGTGACGCTCGGGCGTACTTGACGAGTGCCAGGATGACGCCGGTCGAAACGAGCGACCAGACGAACGCCGAGAACGTCACCAGGTACGGATTGTCGACGACGATCGACGCGTCGCTCCCGCCTGTCGTTCCGCCGACCCCGAGAAAGACGATGGCGAATGCAGCACCAAACGCTGCAGCCTGAGAGATGCCAAGGGTAAACGGTGAGCCGAGTGGGTTCCGCAGTACGTTTTGCATCGCGGTTCCCGCGACCGCCAGTCCGCCACCGGCGACGATCGCCGCGAGTGCCTGTGGCAGTCGGACGTTCCACACGATCGTCTGCGTCGTCGCGTCTGCGTTACCCAGCAGTCCCGCGAGAACGTCTGTGAGCGGAAGTCGAACCGGTCCAATGGCGAGCGACGCGAGGAACGTAACCACCAGCAAGACGCCACAGACGACTGTAAACAGTAGCTTTCGCCCGACGAACTGCTCGTACGTCGAGCGAACGGTACCAGTAACCGCATCGTCTCGTCGACCGGAACTGTCTCGTTCCATGCTCGGTCACGCGTTCGATGTGAGGCCCATCCGACCGACATCGCCGTAGGTCGACGTGAGGTCGTCGTACATGGGTTCGCCGAGCATCGTGTCGTAAATCTCGTCGGCTCGCTGGTCGATCTCGACATCGTCGAACGCTTCGGGGTACAGCACCGACCCAACGACGTAGGCGTTGGCGACGATAGTGGAGTGGTTCAACCCGTAGTGAGCGTTCGGAAGCATGCCATAGAGCTCCCCGCTCTCGACGGCAGTCAGCTCCTGGTAAGCTGTCTCCGTGAGGTCGGCTTCGATCAGGTCCGCGTTTCCACGATCGACGAAGATGACATCCGGGTCCCACGCGAGGAGTTGTTCCGGACTGATCGTGACGTGAGGGTAGCCGTCGAACCCGACGTCACTGGCGACGTTTTTCACGTCACCAAGGAAGTCGAACGGGGCAAACAACGGTCGCGTTGCCTCGAGTCCGTGTCCACCCTGGAAACTGACTCCCGTGACGTAGGCGCTCGGTGCGTCGTCGGTATCGGCCGTCGCAGTTCTGTCCCGGAGATCCGCGACTGTGTCTTCGACGAACGTACTCAGTTCGTTCGCCCGCTCTTCTTTGCCGAGGACGTCGCCGGCAGCTTCCCAGATCTCCTCGAGCGTCGGTTCGCCCAGGTCGAGAAACTGCCCGGTCGTGAGTCCGAAGACGGGAAGTCCGGTCCGTCGCTCGAGCGTCTCGAGTTCCTCGGCGCTTCCGGTCGAGAGAACGAGGTCGGGTGCTGCGTCGATGATTCCTTCTGGGTCGCCACCTCTCCCGCCGATTACCGGTTTGGTCGCCAGTTCGGGATTGGCGGCGTTGTACGGGACTTCCTGTAACCACCCCGTTTCGTCGTCTTCGACGCCGACGATCAGGTCTGTCGCGTCCAACTGGGCGACCAGTCGAAGACACCCTGCCTCGAGTGCGACGAGCCGATCGACGTCGGTTGGCACCGTCACCGTTCGACCGACAAGATCCGTCACGTCTCTCCCGTCGTCGATCGTGGCGGAGCCAAGACAGCCGGTGATCCCGACGACAGCTCCCGTTCCCAGCGCTCCCAGTACGTCTCGGCGGTCCATGTAGGGTGCACTCCGCCATCTTCAGTAATACTTTTCGACGATTCAGTAATACTGGGAGTTGGCACGAAACTGAAGACTGATGTGGACTTCGCACGAACTGACTGTATGAGCGACGAACTGGACCGGATCAGCCTCACGCTGCCGCCAGCGATGGTCGCCCGTCTCGACGAAATCGTCGAGGAGTGGGAGTACGATAGCCGATCCGGTGCGGTCAGGGACGGACTGCGCGAATTCTTTGCAGCCTGTGAGTGGGAGGCAGATCCCGAAGGTCGTTACCACGGGACGATCGTCGTCGTCCACGAACACGACCACGACAGCGACGTAGCCGGTGAGTTACAGACTGTCCAACACGAGCAGGCAGACATCATCCTCTCGTTGCAACACATTCATCTCAGCCACGACCGGTGTATGGAGACGATCGCAGTCGACGGGCCAGGCGACGCGATCCGCGAACTCGCGAACCGTTTGCGATCGGTCCCTGGCGTCCAGCGCGTTACCTTCGTCATCGGCGACTCGGCCACTGACTGAGACGGTTTGCTGTCAATCAGTTGTGGCGGGCCCGCGAGCCCGCCTGCAGTCGCGCCGGGACAGCGAAACAGCAGTCCGGATGAGACGGTTGTGGTCACCACCTCGACGAGTCCACGGAGGCTCGCGGTCGTGCCGACTCCGATAGATGGGGTGGCGGACGAACCCGGACACCAAACGCACCGACTGGAACCGATGCCCGACGCCGAAAACTGCTGGAGACCCGATACAGGAGTTCACTACGGGAATCCAAACCCTTGACTTCTCGCGGTTACTTACAGCGTGTAATGACCGACGTCACGGCATCGCCACCCGTTCGCCGACTCACCGACTGGGACCTCCCTCGACTCGAGTCGCTCGCTGCCGAGTACGAGACGCCGCTGTACGTGATGGACCGCGATCGCGTGAAGGAGAACTACGTGCGCTTCTCGTCGGCGTTTCCCGACGCGGACGTCATGTACGCAGCCAAAGCCCACACGGGCACGGCCGTCCTCGAGGCCGTTCTCGAGGTTGACGGCACGATCGAGTGTGCAGCCTGGGGCGAACTGCAACGGTCGATCGACGCGGGTGCGGACCCCAACGAGCTGCAGTACACCGCGGTGAACCCGCCGGATCGGGACCTCGACTACGCCGCCGAGCTCGGGGCCGAGAATCCAGGCCTGACGATCACGATCGGCGCGGTCGACACCCTCGAGCGCCTCGCCGACCGGGGCTACGACGGCCGGATCGCCATCCGCATCAACCCCGGCATCGGGACCGGCCACCACGAGAAGGTCGCGACCGGCGCGGACGCGAAGTTCGGGATTCCCTACGAGCGCGTCCCCGAGGTCGCCGACCGCGTCCGCGAGGAGTTCGACCTGGTCGGCATTCACGCCCACGCCGGCAGCGGCGTCCTGACCGACGACCTCGAGGACCACTGCGAGGCGATCGAACGCGTCGGCGAGATGGCCCGCCGAGTCGGCGACGACGACCTCGAGTTCGTCGACGTCGGCGGCGGCTACGGCGTTCCCTACCGCGAGGACGAACCGCCGCTGGACCTCGAGAAGACCTCGGACATGGTCCGCGACGCGGTGGGCGAGCTCGAGGCACAGCTCAAACTCGAGCCCGGCCGCTATATCGTCGCCGACGCGGGGCTGATCCTGACGGAGGTCAACACGATCAAGGAAGCCCCCGACACCACCGTCGTCGGCGTCGACGCCAGCCTCTCGACGCTGATCCGGCCTGCGATGTTCGGCTCCTACCACCCGATGCTGAACGTCTCCGCGCCCGACCGCGAGCCGATCGAGGCGACCGTCGGCGGCCCCGTCTGTACCAGTGCGGACGTCTTCGCTCACGACCGGCCGATCGCCGAACTCGAACGCGGCGACGTGCTCGCCATCGGGAATGCAGGGTCGTACGGCTACGAACTGGCCAACCAGTTCCACTCCCAGCCCCGTCCCGCCGAAATCGCACTCGAGGACGGCGAGGCCCGCGTCGTGCGACGGCGCGAGACGCTCGAGGACGTGACGCGACTCGAGAAGTAATCAGTACTCCGTCCACCGTTCGAGAACGTCGCCAACGTATCCCGGTTCGCTGTAGGAGGGCCGAAACCGGAACCGATCACCGATACGGAGGGTGTCGACGGTATCCCGGCTCAATCTGTAGCCCGTCTCCGTTCCTTCGTTTACCGAGTCGGCGTCGTCGCGCTCGGCGACCGTTATCCGACCGTCGAAGATGAACTCGTCGAACGACTCCCGCAGTCGATCGGTCACGAGTGATTCGACGGGGAGCGGTGGCTCGGGAATCGAATACGCGGCCTCGTCCTCGAGCGTATCCTCGTACGCAGGATAGACGACGACTTCGTCGGGGACCATCGGTGCGACGTGTGCTCCGTCAGGAATTCCCGGATACGTTTCGGGTTCGATACGCTGCGGGAAGACTGCCGGCGCGTCGTTCTCCTCGAGCGGACGGTCCTCGTCCGCGAACGGGTGTGCGTTGAACAGTTCATGACATCCTCCCCGTCGTTCACGAGCGTGGTCGTTCCGGACGCCGAACACCCGTTTGGTATTCAGCGACGCCTCGATCGGGTCGTGTGGAGAGACGACGTCTCTAGTCGACGCACGAGCGTCGGCACACCCAGCGAGCGCCGTTGCTGCGCCCGTCCCGCAGATTGCGAGAACCGTTCGTCTGTCGGAGGGCATGACACACGATTGAAAGCACAACAGGAAATAACGTTCGTTCGACAGATACCGGACCGGACAGGAAGACGGCAGAGCCGCACTATCGAACGAAAGGCTGTGCTTATCACCCGCCAATGGGAACGACGGGTAGCCACGATTCGTCGACGAGATCGACGAAAACCCACAATGAGCTTCGATATTGCTGCTTTCCACGCCGATGCCGTATCGACCCCCTCCCACGAGGATGTCGGCGAGATGCGCGAACTGCTGGTTGGGACGCTCGAGGGTGCCGGCCTCGAGCCCGAGGTCGACGACCTGGGGAACGTTCTCGCGAGCAAGGGAAGCGGCGAACCCCACCTCGTCTTGAACACCCACATCGACACCGTTGCGCCGCACGT contains:
- a CDS encoding FecCD family ABC transporter permease, with the protein product MERDSSGRRDDAVTGTVRSTYEQFVGRKLLFTVVCGVLLVVTFLASLAIGPVRLPLTDVLAGLLGNADATTQTIVWNVRLPQALAAIVAGGGLAVAGTAMQNVLRNPLGSPFTLGISQAAAFGAAFAIVFLGVGGTTGGSDASIVVDNPYLVTFSAFVWSLVSTGVILALVKYARASPETLILSGVALGSMFTASLSLVQYFAQDVEVAAIVYWTFGDVGRATWSDLAVMVLATAAGTAYFVYNGWSYTALNAGDETATSLGVNVEQLRIRGMIVASLVTAFVISFVGIIGFVGLVVPHIVRKVIGGDERFLLPASVLAGGVLLLASDTVARTIIAPVVLPVGILTSFLGAPLFLYLVIARRDYW
- a CDS encoding CopG family ribbon-helix-helix protein, with product MSDELDRISLTLPPAMVARLDEIVEEWEYDSRSGAVRDGLREFFAACEWEADPEGRYHGTIVVVHEHDHDSDVAGELQTVQHEQADIILSLQHIHLSHDRCMETIAVDGPGDAIRELANRLRSVPGVQRVTFVIGDSATD
- the lysA gene encoding diaminopimelate decarboxylase: MTDVTASPPVRRLTDWDLPRLESLAAEYETPLYVMDRDRVKENYVRFSSAFPDADVMYAAKAHTGTAVLEAVLEVDGTIECAAWGELQRSIDAGADPNELQYTAVNPPDRDLDYAAELGAENPGLTITIGAVDTLERLADRGYDGRIAIRINPGIGTGHHEKVATGADAKFGIPYERVPEVADRVREEFDLVGIHAHAGSGVLTDDLEDHCEAIERVGEMARRVGDDDLEFVDVGGGYGVPYREDEPPLDLEKTSDMVRDAVGELEAQLKLEPGRYIVADAGLILTEVNTIKEAPDTTVVGVDASLSTLIRPAMFGSYHPMLNVSAPDREPIEATVGGPVCTSADVFAHDRPIAELERGDVLAIGNAGSYGYELANQFHSQPRPAEIALEDGEARVVRRRETLEDVTRLEK
- a CDS encoding ABC transporter substrate-binding protein; the encoded protein is MDRRDVLGALGTGAVVGITGCLGSATIDDGRDVTDLVGRTVTVPTDVDRLVALEAGCLRLVAQLDATDLIVGVEDDETGWLQEVPYNAANPELATKPVIGGRGGDPEGIIDAAPDLVLSTGSAEELETLERRTGLPVFGLTTGQFLDLGEPTLEEIWEAAGDVLGKEERANELSTFVEDTVADLRDRTATADTDDAPSAYVTGVSFQGGHGLEATRPLFAPFDFLGDVKNVASDVGFDGYPHVTISPEQLLAWDPDVIFVDRGNADLIEADLTETAYQELTAVESGELYGMLPNAHYGLNHSTIVANAYVVGSVLYPEAFDDVEIDQRADEIYDTMLGEPMYDDLTSTYGDVGRMGLTSNA